From Delphinus delphis chromosome X, mDelDel1.2, whole genome shotgun sequence, a single genomic window includes:
- the LOC132418299 gene encoding polyadenylate-binding protein 1-like 2: MGGGSGGNPDFPMASLYVGDLHPEVTEAMLYEKFSPAGPILSIRICRDKITRRSLGYAYVNYQQPVDAKRALETLNFDVIKGRPVRIMWSQRDPSLRKSGVGNVFIKNLGKTIDNKALYNIFSAFGNILSCKVACDEKGPKGYGFVHFQKQESAERAIDAMNGMFLNYRKIFVGRFKSHKEREAERGAWARQSTSADVKDFEEDTDEEATLR; this comes from the coding sequence ATGGGCGGGGGCTCAGGGGGGAATCCGGACTTTCCTATGGCTTCGCTGTACGTGGGCGACCTGCACCCTGAGGTGACGGAGGCAATGCTGTACGAGAAGTTCAGCCCAGCCGGGCCCATCCTCTCCATCCGCATTTGCAGGGACAAGATCACCCGCCGCTCTTTGGGCTATGCGTATGTCAACTACCAGCAACCGGTAGACGCCAAGCGGGCCCTGGAGACCCTGAACTTTGATGTCATCAAGGGCAGGCCAGTTCGCATCATGTGGTCCCAGCGGGACCCCTCGCTCCGCAAGAGCGGGGTGGGCAACGTCTTCATCAAGAACCTGGGCAAAACCATCGACAACAAGGCGCTGTACAACATCTTCTCGGCGTTCGGCAACATCCTCTCCTGCAAAGTGGCCTGCGACGAAAAGGGGCCCAAGGGCTACGGGTTCGTGCACTTCCAGAAGCAGGAGTCCGCCGAGCGGGCCATTGATGCGATGAATGGCATGTTCCTGAACTACCGCAAAATTTTCGTTGGGAGATTCAAGTCGCATAAGGAACGAGAGGCCGAAaggggagcctgggccagacagTCCACCAGTGCTGACGTCAAGGATTTCGAGGAAGACACCGATGAGGAGGCCACCTTGCGATGA